The following proteins are encoded in a genomic region of Cygnus olor isolate bCygOlo1 chromosome 11, bCygOlo1.pri.v2, whole genome shotgun sequence:
- the MFGE8 gene encoding lactadherin isoform X3 has protein sequence MEPARRWRALLLLGLGLSLLLVVAGDFCNVNHCQNGGTCLTGINEAPFFCICPEGYVGIDCNETEKGPCHPNPCHNNGECQLVPNRGDVFTDYICKCPAGYDGVHCQNNKNECSSQPCKNGGTCLDLDGDYTCKCPSPFFGRSCHVRCAVPLGMEGGAISDAQLSASSVHYGFLGLQRWGPELARLNNHGIVNAWTSSNYDKSPWIQANLLRKMRLSGIVTQGARRVGKSEYIRAYKVAYSLDGREFTFCKDEKQDTDKVFQGNVDYGTMQTNMFDPPITAQFIRIYPVVCRRACTLRFELIGCEMNGCSEPLGMKSRLISDQQITASSVFKTWGIDAFTWHPHYARLDKTGKTNAWTALHNGQAEWLQIDLRDPKKVTGIITQGARDFGHIQYVAAYKVAYSDNGTSWTVYRDSQTNSTKIFHGNSDNYSHKKNVFDVPFYARFVRILPVAWHNRITLRVELLGCDE, from the exons ATGGAGCCGGCAAGGCGGTGGCGagcgctgctcctgctggggctggggctctcgctgctgctggtggtggccG GTGATTTCTGCAACGTAAACCACTGTCAGAACGGGGGCACCTGCCTGACCGGCATCAACGAGGCCCCCTTCTTCTGCATCTGCCCTGAAGGCTACGTTGGGATTGACTGCAATGAGACAGAGAAAG gcCCCTGCCACCCTAACCCTTGCCACAACAACGGCGAGTGCCAGTTGGTCCCAAATCGAGGGGACGTCTTCACCGACTACATCTGCAAGTGCCCCGCGGGGTACGACGGGGTGCACTGCCAGAACA ACAAGAACGAGtgctcctcccagccctgcaaaaACGGAGGCACCTGCCTAGACCTGGATGGCGACTACACCTGCAAGTGCCCTTCTCCCTTCTTCGGGAGGTCCTGCCACGTCC GCTGTGCCGTTCCCCTGGGCATGGAAGGAGGAGCCATCTCGGACGCGCAGCTCTCGGCCTCCTCCGTCCACTACGGCTTCCTCGGCCTCCAGCGCTGGGGGCCAGAGCTCGCCCGCCTCAACAACCACGGCATCGTCAATGCCTGGACCTCCAGCAATTACGACAAGAGCCCGTGGATCCAG GCCAACCTGCTGAGGAAGATGAGGCTGAGCGGCATCGTCACGCAAGGCGCTCGCCGCGTGGGGAAGTCGGAGTACATCCGCGCCTACAAAGTGGCCTACAGCCTGGACGGGAGGGAGTTCACCTTCTGCAAGGACGAGAAGCAGGACACGGACAAG GTTTTCCAGGGGAACGTGGACTATGGCACCATGCAGACCAACATGTTCGACCCTCCCATCACGGCCCAGTTCATCCGCATCTACCCCGTGGTGTGCCGCCGCGCCTGCACGCTGCGCTTCGAGCTCATCGGCTGCGAGATGAACG GTTGCTCGGAGCCTCTGGGCATGAAATCCCGCCTGATCTCTGACCAGCAGATCACAGCCTCCAGCGTCTTCAAGACGTGGGGCATCGACGCCTTTACCTGGCACCCCCATTACGCCCGCCTGGACAAGACGGGCAAGACCAACGCCTGGACGGCGCTGCACAACGGGCAGGCCGAGTGGCTGCAG ATCGACCTCCGGGACCCGAAGAAGGTGACGGGCATCATCACGCAAGGCGCCCGCGACTTCGGCCACATCCAGTACGTGGCAGCCTACAAAGTGGCCTACAGTGACAACGGCACCTCCTGGACCGTGTACCGGGACAGCCAGACCAACAGCACCAAG ATCTTCCACGGCAACAGCGACAACTACTCGCACAAGAAGAACGTCTTCGACGTGCCCTTCTACGCCCGCTTCGTGCGCATCCTGCCCGTGGCCTGGCACAACCGCATCACGCTGCGCGTCGAGCTGCTGGGCTGCGACGAGTAG
- the MFGE8 gene encoding lactadherin isoform X2 — MEPARRWRALLLLGLGLSLLLVVAGDFCNVNHCQNGGTCLTGINEAPFFCICPEGYVGIDCNETEKGPCHPNPCHNNGECQLVPNRGDVFTDYICKCPAGYDGVHCQNNKNECSSQPCKNGGTCLDLDGDYTCKCPSPFFGRSCHVRCAVPLGMEGGAISDAQLSASSVHYGFLGLQRWGPELARLNNHGIVNAWTSSNYDKSPWIQANLLRKMRLSGIVTQGARRVGKSEYIRAYKVAYSLDGREFTFCKDEKQDTDKVFQGNVDYGTMQTNMFDPPITAQFIRIYPVVCRRACTLRFELIGCEMNVYFNTAGCSEPLGMKSRLISDQQITASSVFKTWGIDAFTWHPHYARLDKTGKTNAWTALHNGQAEWLQIDLRDPKKVTGIITQGARDFGHIQYVAAYKVAYSDNGTSWTVYRDSQTNSTKIFHGNSDNYSHKKNVFDVPFYARFVRILPVAWHNRITLRVELLGCDE; from the exons ATGGAGCCGGCAAGGCGGTGGCGagcgctgctcctgctggggctggggctctcgctgctgctggtggtggccG GTGATTTCTGCAACGTAAACCACTGTCAGAACGGGGGCACCTGCCTGACCGGCATCAACGAGGCCCCCTTCTTCTGCATCTGCCCTGAAGGCTACGTTGGGATTGACTGCAATGAGACAGAGAAAG gcCCCTGCCACCCTAACCCTTGCCACAACAACGGCGAGTGCCAGTTGGTCCCAAATCGAGGGGACGTCTTCACCGACTACATCTGCAAGTGCCCCGCGGGGTACGACGGGGTGCACTGCCAGAACA ACAAGAACGAGtgctcctcccagccctgcaaaaACGGAGGCACCTGCCTAGACCTGGATGGCGACTACACCTGCAAGTGCCCTTCTCCCTTCTTCGGGAGGTCCTGCCACGTCC GCTGTGCCGTTCCCCTGGGCATGGAAGGAGGAGCCATCTCGGACGCGCAGCTCTCGGCCTCCTCCGTCCACTACGGCTTCCTCGGCCTCCAGCGCTGGGGGCCAGAGCTCGCCCGCCTCAACAACCACGGCATCGTCAATGCCTGGACCTCCAGCAATTACGACAAGAGCCCGTGGATCCAG GCCAACCTGCTGAGGAAGATGAGGCTGAGCGGCATCGTCACGCAAGGCGCTCGCCGCGTGGGGAAGTCGGAGTACATCCGCGCCTACAAAGTGGCCTACAGCCTGGACGGGAGGGAGTTCACCTTCTGCAAGGACGAGAAGCAGGACACGGACAAG GTTTTCCAGGGGAACGTGGACTATGGCACCATGCAGACCAACATGTTCGACCCTCCCATCACGGCCCAGTTCATCCGCATCTACCCCGTGGTGTGCCGCCGCGCCTGCACGCTGCGCTTCGAGCTCATCGGCTGCGAGATGAACG TGTATTTCAACACGGCAGGTTGCTCGGAGCCTCTGGGCATGAAATCCCGCCTGATCTCTGACCAGCAGATCACAGCCTCCAGCGTCTTCAAGACGTGGGGCATCGACGCCTTTACCTGGCACCCCCATTACGCCCGCCTGGACAAGACGGGCAAGACCAACGCCTGGACGGCGCTGCACAACGGGCAGGCCGAGTGGCTGCAG ATCGACCTCCGGGACCCGAAGAAGGTGACGGGCATCATCACGCAAGGCGCCCGCGACTTCGGCCACATCCAGTACGTGGCAGCCTACAAAGTGGCCTACAGTGACAACGGCACCTCCTGGACCGTGTACCGGGACAGCCAGACCAACAGCACCAAG ATCTTCCACGGCAACAGCGACAACTACTCGCACAAGAAGAACGTCTTCGACGTGCCCTTCTACGCCCGCTTCGTGCGCATCCTGCCCGTGGCCTGGCACAACCGCATCACGCTGCGCGTCGAGCTGCTGGGCTGCGACGAGTAG
- the MFGE8 gene encoding lactadherin isoform X1 produces MEPARRWRALLLLGLGLSLLLVVAGDFCNVNHCQNGGTCLTGINEAPFFCICPEGYVGIDCNETEKGPCHPNPCHNNGECQLVPNRGDVFTDYICKCPAGYDGVHCQNNKNECSSQPCKNGGTCLDLDGDYTCKCPSPFFGRSCHVRKFLAPLVPRQEADEPLVLLPGHVWPLLSLPPSLPAPPGCAVPLGMEGGAISDAQLSASSVHYGFLGLQRWGPELARLNNHGIVNAWTSSNYDKSPWIQANLLRKMRLSGIVTQGARRVGKSEYIRAYKVAYSLDGREFTFCKDEKQDTDKVFQGNVDYGTMQTNMFDPPITAQFIRIYPVVCRRACTLRFELIGCEMNGCSEPLGMKSRLISDQQITASSVFKTWGIDAFTWHPHYARLDKTGKTNAWTALHNGQAEWLQIDLRDPKKVTGIITQGARDFGHIQYVAAYKVAYSDNGTSWTVYRDSQTNSTKIFHGNSDNYSHKKNVFDVPFYARFVRILPVAWHNRITLRVELLGCDE; encoded by the exons ATGGAGCCGGCAAGGCGGTGGCGagcgctgctcctgctggggctggggctctcgctgctgctggtggtggccG GTGATTTCTGCAACGTAAACCACTGTCAGAACGGGGGCACCTGCCTGACCGGCATCAACGAGGCCCCCTTCTTCTGCATCTGCCCTGAAGGCTACGTTGGGATTGACTGCAATGAGACAGAGAAAG gcCCCTGCCACCCTAACCCTTGCCACAACAACGGCGAGTGCCAGTTGGTCCCAAATCGAGGGGACGTCTTCACCGACTACATCTGCAAGTGCCCCGCGGGGTACGACGGGGTGCACTGCCAGAACA ACAAGAACGAGtgctcctcccagccctgcaaaaACGGAGGCACCTGCCTAGACCTGGATGGCGACTACACCTGCAAGTGCCCTTCTCCCTTCTTCGGGAGGTCCTGCCACGTCCGTAAGTTCCTGGCACCCCTTGTccccaggcaggaggcagaCGAGCCCCTGGTTCTGCTGCCTGGTCACGTATGGcccctgctctccctccctccctccctccccgcgcCCCCAGGCTGTGCCGTTCCCCTGGGCATGGAAGGAGGAGCCATCTCGGACGCGCAGCTCTCGGCCTCCTCCGTCCACTACGGCTTCCTCGGCCTCCAGCGCTGGGGGCCAGAGCTCGCCCGCCTCAACAACCACGGCATCGTCAATGCCTGGACCTCCAGCAATTACGACAAGAGCCCGTGGATCCAG GCCAACCTGCTGAGGAAGATGAGGCTGAGCGGCATCGTCACGCAAGGCGCTCGCCGCGTGGGGAAGTCGGAGTACATCCGCGCCTACAAAGTGGCCTACAGCCTGGACGGGAGGGAGTTCACCTTCTGCAAGGACGAGAAGCAGGACACGGACAAG GTTTTCCAGGGGAACGTGGACTATGGCACCATGCAGACCAACATGTTCGACCCTCCCATCACGGCCCAGTTCATCCGCATCTACCCCGTGGTGTGCCGCCGCGCCTGCACGCTGCGCTTCGAGCTCATCGGCTGCGAGATGAACG GTTGCTCGGAGCCTCTGGGCATGAAATCCCGCCTGATCTCTGACCAGCAGATCACAGCCTCCAGCGTCTTCAAGACGTGGGGCATCGACGCCTTTACCTGGCACCCCCATTACGCCCGCCTGGACAAGACGGGCAAGACCAACGCCTGGACGGCGCTGCACAACGGGCAGGCCGAGTGGCTGCAG ATCGACCTCCGGGACCCGAAGAAGGTGACGGGCATCATCACGCAAGGCGCCCGCGACTTCGGCCACATCCAGTACGTGGCAGCCTACAAAGTGGCCTACAGTGACAACGGCACCTCCTGGACCGTGTACCGGGACAGCCAGACCAACAGCACCAAG ATCTTCCACGGCAACAGCGACAACTACTCGCACAAGAAGAACGTCTTCGACGTGCCCTTCTACGCCCGCTTCGTGCGCATCCTGCCCGTGGCCTGGCACAACCGCATCACGCTGCGCGTCGAGCTGCTGGGCTGCGACGAGTAG
- the HAPLN3 gene encoding hyaluronan and proteoglycan link protein 3, with amino-acid sequence MLLLPLLLEATLLQLASGSYHPFYNGFYYNHVMNDKGNGHEKVAYFNGAKLVVETPRDPVYSSSGANVTLPCHYRFEPDQEGKRKIRIKWSKLRDDYTKEQDVLVAIGKTYMAFGDFRGRAHLHQAGRHEASLVVSDVRLQDDGKYRCEVIDGLEDESDVVDLRLQGIVFPYQPPRGQYRLNFHEAERACQEQGAVIATFSQLFQAWSEGLDWCNAGWLADGTVQYPIRLPRKPCGGLHLAPGIRSYGPRHRHLHRFDVFCFSSALRGEIFYLGRPAGLTLEEAKQACQDAGAEIARVGHLYSAWKFLGLDRCDAGWLADGSVRYPIAKPRANCGPAEPGVRSFGFPSKGRFGVFCYKER; translated from the exons aTGCTGCTGCTCCCGCTGCTCCTCGAGgccaccctgctgcagctggccagCGGCTCCTACCACCCCTTCTACAACGGCTTCTACTACAACCACGTCATGAACGACAAGGGCAACGGGCATGAGAAAG TGGCTTACTTCAACGGGGCAAAGCTGGTGGTGGAGACCCCCAGAGACCCCGTTTACAGCTCCAGCGGCGCCAACGTCACCCTGCCCTGCCACTACCGGTTCGAGCCTGACCAGGAGGGCAAGCGCAAGATCCGCATCAAGTGGTCCAAGCTGCGGGACGACTACACCAAGGAGCAGGACGTACTGGTGGCCATCGGCAAGACCTACATGGCCTTCGGGGACTTCCGAGGCCGTGCCCACCTCCACCAGGCTGGCCGGCACGAGGCCTCGCTGGTCGTCAGCGACGTGCGCCTGCAGGACGACGGCAAGTACCGCTGCGAGGTCATCGACGGGCTGGAGGACGAGAGCGACGTGGTGGACCTCCGGCTGCAAG GCATCGTGTTCCCCTACCAGCCTCCCCGCGGGCAGTACCGCCTCAACTTCCACGAAGCCGAGCGAGCGTGCCAGGAGCAGGGCGCCGTCATCGCCACCTTCAGCCAGCTCTTCCAGGCGTGGAGCGAGGGGCTGGACTGGTGCAACGCGGGCTGGCTGGCCGACGGCACCGTGCAGTACCCCATCCGCCTGCCCCGCAAGCCCTGCGGCGGGCTGCACCTCGCCCCGGGCATCCGCAGCTACGGCCCGCGCCACCGGCACCTGCATCGCTTCGACgtcttctgcttctcctccgCGCTCAGag GAGAGATTTTCTACCTGGGGCGCCCAGCTGGGCTGACGCTGGAGGAAGCCAAGCAGGCGTGCCAGGACGCGGGAGCTGAGATCGCCAGGGTGGGACACCTCTACTCCGCCTGGAAGTTCCTGGGGCTGGACCGCTGCGACGCCGGCTGGCTGGCGGATGGCAGCGTCCGCTACCCCATCGCCAAGCCCCGAGCCAACtgcggccccgccgagcccggcGTCCGCAGCTTCGGCTTCCCCAGCAAGGGcaggtttggggttttctgcTACAAGGAGAGATAA